DNA sequence from the Tissierella sp. MB52-C2 genome:
TTCCTCTACCTCTTCCTCTTGGTTTCCTTCTAGAATAAGTACAAACTCTCCCCTAACTCCAGAGTCTCTAAAGTAATTCAAAGCTTCATCTATGGTCCCTCGAAAGGTTTCTTCGTATTTCTTTGTAAGCTCTCTTGATATGGAGATTTTTCTTTCTCCCAGGGCATCTAACATATCTTCCAATAAATTTAATAATCTATGAGGTGCTTCATAGATTATAGTTGTATATTTGTATTCTTTAATCCTTTTTAATTCCTTTACTCTCTCATTTTTCTTAGGAGATAAAAATCCTTCAAAAATAAACTTATCAGTTGGTAATCCTGACCCTACTAGGGCAGTAATAGAAGCTGTTGCTCCAGGAAGGACTATTACCTCTATACCTTCATCTATGGCTTCTCCTATGAGGGCTTCCCCTGGATCTGATATACCTGGCATTCCAGCGTCAGATACTAAGGCTATATTTGTACCATTATTTAATCTTTCTATTAGCTCCATACCCTTTTCCTTTATATTATGTTCATGGTAAGAAGTAAGGGGCTTCTTTATATCATAGTGATTCAATAATTTTATAGTATGTCTTGTATCTTCTGCTGCAATTAAATCTGCTTCTTCCAATATCCTTATGGTTCTAAAACTAATGTCC
Encoded proteins:
- the rsmI gene encoding 16S rRNA (cytidine(1402)-2'-O)-methyltransferase, which translates into the protein MERGKLYICPTPIGNLEDISFRTIRILEEADLIAAEDTRHTIKLLNHYDIKKPLTSYHEHNIKEKGMELIERLNNGTNIALVSDAGMPGISDPGEALIGEAIDEGIEVIVLPGATASITALVGSGLPTDKFIFEGFLSPKKNERVKELKRIKEYKYTTIIYEAPHRLLNLLEDMLDALGERKISISRELTKKYEETFRGTIDEALNYFRDSGVRGEFVLILEGNQEEEVEEEVDIESLLRKFIEEGMTKKEAVKKIAHEYGVAKNEVYRISVKISE